Part of the bacterium genome, TCGCGGATTTATCTTTCGTACCTGACCGAAGTAGGGGTAATTCATGAATTACCCCTACTCAGTATTCTCCGTGCTGGAGCACCTTCGCAGCAGGTCTCCGCGGTGAAAATGTTTATGAAAGATTTCATGAATGATCCGGATGCAGAAGAATCCCGTTCATGACTCTTCCGCGGTAACCGCAATCCATTCATCCGACTGCTCCGTTTCACGCACACGGAATCCTCCCTTTATAAGGGCATCGGTGAACAGGGATTTCTCCTCAGCGAGCAGCCCAGAAAACACCACCGTGCCGTGCGGCGCGAGAAATGTGTGGAAACGGTCGAGATTCGGAATCAGAATGCCGGATATGATGTTGGCCAGAACAAGTTCGGCCCGGTCGACCGAAACCGTCCGCAGGTCGCCCTCGAAAATGGTGACACGATCCTGTACTCCGTTCAGCAGCACATTTTCACGGGCGTTTTCCACCGAAAACGGATCGGTGTCGAAACCGGTTACCCGCCGGGCGCCGAGCCTGGCCGCCGCAATCGAGAGCACCCCCGAACCGCAGCCTGCATCGAGCACGGTGATTCCCTCATGTACAAGACGTTCGATCGCTTCGAGACACAGGCGCGTTGTCGAGTGGCCGCCGGTGCCGAACGCCATTTTGGGGTCGATGATGATTTCCTGACGGCCGTTCAGGTTTTCGTACGGTACCCAGGAGGGCCGTATAACGAGCCGAACCCCGATTTCCACCGCATCGAGACCCTGCCGCCAGGAGGTTTCCCAGTCCTCTTCGGCGATTTCGTCGACCGAGAGAATCTCAGCGACAGACGTGTTTCCTGCGTGGGGAAGGCAATCGAGATTTTTTCTGAATGTTTCGAGAGGATCGGGTGTTTCGGGTGTGGGACGGTAACATGCGGAATACATCAGCCGGTCGTTTCCGGAGCATTCCTCTAAACCATAAAACCCGGACTCGAAGATGAGAAACGATATCACATCCTCGAATCCGGGTTCACAGGAAATACGCACGGACCGCCACATGCGCTCAGAACCTGTTTTCGTTCCCGGCATGGGTATAACAGTCACTATTGGGTAATGCCGGTTTCAACGAGACGCATCGCCAGACGGTTCTGGAATTCGGGCGTATTATAGTAACCGCTCCGGACACGCTCCTGCGCACGGCTGACTGCGTCTTCACGGGGTTCGGGTTCACCAGCGCCGAGATTTTTTATGAGTTCGGCAGCGAGTCTGCGGTTTTCTGTTGACTCGAACACGTCTGTGGCCGGCCGTGAAGGAGTTGTGTCGGCGGCACGGTTTTCTGCCTCAGGGCGCTGCACCTTTTCACGATCAACGGTCTGTTCAGTACGCTCGGTATCTTTCTGACCGGTTATACGGGTGCCTTTATTCAGCTCACCGCCCGCAAGAGCATTATTGATGTTATTTATATTCATGATAACCTCACAGTCCTTCCCAGCATAAATATATCGGT contains:
- the prmA gene encoding 50S ribosomal protein L11 methyltransferase, coding for MRISCEPGFEDVISFLIFESGFYGLEECSGNDRLMYSACYRPTPETPDPLETFRKNLDCLPHAGNTSVAEILSVDEIAEEDWETSWRQGLDAVEIGVRLVIRPSWVPYENLNGRQEIIIDPKMAFGTGGHSTTRLCLEAIERLVHEGITVLDAGCGSGVLSIAAARLGARRVTGFDTDPFSVENARENVLLNGVQDRVTIFEGDLRTVSVDRAELVLANIISGILIPNLDRFHTFLAPHGTVVFSGLLAEEKSLFTDALIKGGFRVRETEQSDEWIAVTAEES